Proteins from one Pirellulaceae bacterium genomic window:
- the deoC gene encoding deoxyribose-phosphate aldolase, whose translation MDRSLVAMIDHALLHPTQTDEELRAGCELAKQLGVASVCVKPYAVSLAMEVLDGSGVAVGTVIGFPHGSNLTETKVVETRFACQQGASEVDLVVNIGKVLSEDWEYVEAEIRAVVDVAHSFAAITKVIFENDYLADDHLKIKLCEICRRVGAEFVKTSTGFGFVKQPSGDYNYHGATEHDIRLMCEHAGAHMQVKAAGGIRSFEDAEKMVALGVTRLGTSGSAAIAAGAPDPESY comes from the coding sequence ATGGACAGGTCACTGGTGGCAATGATCGACCACGCACTTTTGCATCCGACGCAGACGGACGAGGAATTAAGGGCCGGTTGTGAATTGGCAAAACAGCTGGGGGTCGCGAGTGTTTGTGTGAAGCCCTATGCCGTTTCGCTGGCGATGGAGGTTCTGGATGGTAGTGGAGTTGCTGTGGGGACGGTCATCGGATTTCCGCACGGATCGAATTTGACAGAGACCAAGGTTGTCGAAACTCGCTTTGCCTGTCAGCAGGGCGCCAGTGAAGTCGATTTGGTGGTCAATATCGGCAAGGTACTGAGCGAGGACTGGGAGTATGTGGAGGCTGAAATTCGGGCGGTTGTTGATGTGGCTCATTCGTTTGCCGCGATCACCAAAGTAATCTTTGAAAATGATTACCTAGCAGATGACCATTTGAAGATAAAGCTTTGTGAAATTTGTCGGCGGGTGGGTGCGGAATTTGTGAAAACGTCGACCGGTTTCGGCTTCGTCAAACAGCCCAGCGGCGATTACAACTATCACGGCGCGACCGAACATGATATCCGGCTCATGTGCGAGCACGCGGGTGCCCACATGCAGGTCAAAGCAGCTGGAGGAATACGCAGCTTCGAAGATGCTGAGAAAATGGTGGCGCTCGGTGTGACCCGTTTGGGGACGAGTGGTTCGGCGGCAATTGCTGCCGGAGCTCCTGATCCGGAGAGTTACTGA